One genomic segment of Humidesulfovibrio mexicanus includes these proteins:
- a CDS encoding LOG family protein — protein MPHSKQYLIDDLSMQESWRLFKILSEIVDGFETLNDIGPAVSLFGSARVKPGEPWYERTVDLSRQLVEAGFTVITGGGPGLMEAGNKGAFESGGRSVGLHIHLPLEQMNNQFLSTRCDFRYFFVRKLMFIKYALAYVALPGGFGTLDELSEALVLIQTKRIKAFPIVLLGTEFWGGLVDWFRHRLVTDGYCNAKDLDLFLLTDSSEEAVAHIKRHVVL, from the coding sequence ATGCCCCATTCCAAGCAATATCTCATAGACGACCTGTCCATGCAGGAATCCTGGCGGCTGTTCAAGATTCTGTCGGAGATCGTCGACGGTTTCGAGACGCTGAACGACATCGGCCCCGCAGTGTCCCTGTTCGGATCCGCACGGGTAAAGCCTGGCGAACCCTGGTACGAACGCACCGTGGACCTCTCCCGTCAGCTCGTCGAGGCCGGCTTCACGGTCATCACCGGCGGCGGACCGGGGCTCATGGAGGCGGGCAACAAGGGCGCCTTCGAATCCGGCGGACGGTCTGTGGGCTTGCACATCCACTTGCCCCTTGAGCAGATGAACAACCAGTTTCTGAGCACGCGCTGCGACTTCCGCTACTTTTTCGTGCGCAAGCTCATGTTCATCAAATACGCCTTGGCTTATGTCGCCCTGCCAGGCGGCTTCGGCACCTTGGACGAGCTTTCCGAGGCCCTGGTGCTTATCCAGACCAAGCGCATCAAGGCTTTTCCCATCGTACTGCTCGGAACGGAATTCTGGGGGGGGCTGGTGGACTGGTTCCGCCACCGTCTGGTGACGGACGGCTACTGCAATGCCAAGGACCTGGATCTTTTCCTGCTTACGGATTCAAGCGAGGAAGCCGTGGCGCACATCAAGCGGCACGTGGTGCTCTAA
- a CDS encoding DMT family transporter, whose protein sequence is MPDASRQRLAYMYGLATVLIWSTVATAFKIALRSLEPVQLLLVADAVSIVTLFGLLALTGKLVLLRSLSAADLLRNCVLGALNPFLYYLVLFKAYSLLPAQVAQPLNYTWAVTLSILSVPLLGQKLSRRDLAAICISYLGVVALSAQGELDGVALGNPLGILLALGSTIIWALYWIGNTRNSTDPILALLVNFVAALPLILAATLITSGLPAWDNPGLAAAAYVGVFEMGVSFVLWLKAMRLTDSTARIGNLIFLSPFLSLAFIHLILGERIHPTTYLGLAFILAGNLIGRKKTVPG, encoded by the coding sequence ATGCCTGACGCCTCGCGGCAACGCCTGGCCTACATGTATGGCTTGGCCACTGTGCTCATTTGGAGCACCGTGGCCACGGCCTTCAAAATCGCGCTGCGCAGCCTGGAGCCCGTTCAATTGCTTCTCGTCGCGGATGCGGTCTCCATCGTCACCCTGTTCGGCCTCCTGGCCCTCACAGGGAAACTCGTGCTGCTGCGCTCGCTTTCCGCCGCCGACTTGCTGCGAAACTGCGTGCTTGGGGCGCTGAACCCATTCCTGTACTACCTTGTGCTGTTCAAGGCGTATTCGCTGCTGCCCGCGCAAGTGGCCCAGCCGCTCAACTACACCTGGGCAGTGACCCTGTCGATTTTGTCCGTGCCGCTACTTGGCCAGAAGCTGTCCCGCCGCGACTTAGCCGCCATCTGCATCAGTTATCTGGGCGTGGTCGCCCTGTCCGCCCAAGGGGAACTCGACGGGGTCGCGCTCGGCAATCCGCTGGGCATCCTGCTGGCCCTTGGCAGTACGATCATCTGGGCTCTGTATTGGATTGGCAACACCCGAAACAGCACAGACCCCATTCTGGCCCTGCTGGTGAACTTCGTCGCCGCACTGCCGCTGATCCTGGCCGCAACGCTCATCACATCCGGCCTGCCCGCCTGGGACAACCCCGGACTTGCTGCAGCAGCCTACGTGGGCGTGTTTGAAATGGGCGTCAGCTTCGTGCTGTGGCTCAAGGCCATGCGGCTGACGGACTCCACGGCACGCATCGGCAACCTGATTTTCCTGTCGCCCTTTCTGTCGCTCGCGTTCATCCACCTTATTCTGGGTGAGCGCATCCACCCCACAACCTATCTTGGCCTTGCCTTTATCCTGGCAGGGAACCTGATCGGGCGGAAAAAAACGGTGCCAGGCTAA
- a CDS encoding rhodanese-like domain-containing protein, translating into MTATVRQLAPHEAGSFLDSARLGERTLLDVRQDFEYAEGHLPGARHIPLPELSERLDELDRSLPVLVYCRSGVRSLAAANLLAGQGFAEPMSLTGGFLAWEGGVARGPADLGMQSLAAVRTVDALLERAWAMELALEALYLELAGRAADPERADVFRRLAGFEDKHRRVLSLLWSHYRTSKGEDADVTAFEARARAFASSTVLEGGVSANDYMSLMRDPDDSAEAMELAMAVEAQALDLYMRRSMAEADAELRARLTLLAEEERSHLKVLGNFVSDRGRL; encoded by the coding sequence ATGACCGCCACAGTCCGTCAACTCGCTCCGCATGAAGCAGGCAGTTTTCTCGACTCGGCGCGTCTTGGCGAGCGCACCCTTCTCGATGTGCGCCAGGACTTCGAGTATGCCGAAGGGCATCTGCCGGGGGCGCGGCACATTCCACTTCCAGAGCTTTCCGAACGTCTTGACGAGTTGGACCGCAGTTTGCCTGTTCTGGTCTATTGTCGTTCCGGGGTGCGCAGCCTCGCCGCGGCCAATCTCCTTGCAGGACAAGGGTTCGCCGAGCCCATGAGCCTTACGGGAGGCTTCCTGGCATGGGAGGGCGGGGTGGCGCGCGGTCCCGCCGATCTTGGAATGCAGTCCCTCGCAGCGGTCCGCACGGTTGATGCGCTTCTTGAACGCGCCTGGGCCATGGAGCTCGCGCTGGAGGCGCTGTACCTGGAACTGGCTGGCAGAGCTGCAGATCCGGAACGTGCGGATGTGTTCCGGCGTCTGGCTGGGTTCGAGGACAAGCACCGCCGCGTCCTATCCCTTCTCTGGTCGCATTATCGGACGAGCAAGGGAGAAGACGCCGATGTCACCGCCTTTGAGGCCCGCGCACGCGCCTTTGCCTCATCGACCGTGCTCGAAGGCGGCGTTTCGGCCAACGACTATATGAGCCTCATGCGCGACCCCGATGATTCCGCCGAGGCCATGGAACTCGCCATGGCCGTGGAGGCCCAGGCGCTTGATCTGTACATGCGCCGCTCCATGGCCGAAGCAGACGCGGAACTGCGCGCAAGACTGACGCTGTTGGCCGAGGAGGAGCGCTCACATTTGAAGGTGTTGGGGAATTTCGTCAGCGACCGCGGCCGCCTTTAG
- a CDS encoding YbgA family protein — protein sequence MTGNPSGRTAQGRPRIGISRCLLGDPVRYDGGHKLDRFLRDVLGPHVEYVPVCPEVECGLRVPREAMRLVGDPRSPRLVTVRGGQDLTAQMTEWAEHRVAAMRSEGLCGFVFMFGSPSSGMSRVKVYPEAGGAPSLQGRGLFAARLMDAMPMLPVEDDGRLHSPALRENFIERVFVMHRWQGLLSRGFSLGRLVEYHTRHKLLVMAHSVEGYRSLGRLVAAGSTMDVQTLEKRYFTELMESLRLKATVKKQVNVLMHAMGYFKRHLNPDEKQELLEVIGAYGRELVPLVVPVTLLNHYVRKFHEPYLSAQWHLHPHPAELKLRNHV from the coding sequence ATGACGGGGAATCCATCCGGGCGCACTGCGCAAGGCAGACCCAGAATCGGCATCAGCCGATGTCTGCTGGGCGACCCCGTGCGCTATGACGGCGGGCATAAGCTGGACCGTTTTTTGCGCGATGTGCTTGGACCGCATGTGGAGTATGTCCCCGTGTGTCCGGAGGTGGAATGCGGGCTGCGGGTTCCGCGCGAAGCCATGCGCCTTGTGGGCGACCCGCGATCCCCGCGCCTGGTGACCGTCAGGGGGGGGCAGGACCTGACGGCCCAGATGACGGAATGGGCGGAACATCGGGTTGCCGCCATGCGTTCCGAGGGATTGTGCGGCTTTGTCTTCATGTTCGGCTCGCCCTCAAGCGGCATGAGCCGGGTCAAAGTGTACCCGGAGGCTGGGGGCGCGCCGTCGCTGCAGGGCAGGGGACTTTTTGCCGCTCGGCTCATGGATGCCATGCCGATGCTTCCGGTCGAAGATGACGGTCGGCTGCACAGCCCGGCCCTGCGCGAGAACTTCATCGAACGCGTGTTTGTCATGCACCGCTGGCAGGGACTGCTCTCCCGTGGCTTCAGCCTGGGACGGCTTGTGGAGTATCACACCAGACACAAGCTGCTGGTCATGGCGCACAGCGTGGAGGGGTATCGGAGCCTGGGCAGGCTTGTGGCCGCCGGGTCTACCATGGACGTGCAAACGCTTGAGAAACGCTATTTCACTGAACTCATGGAAAGCCTGCGCCTTAAGGCCACGGTCAAAAAACAGGTCAATGTCCTCATGCACGCCATGGGATACTTCAAGCGTCACTTGAATCCCGATGAAAAGCAGGAGCTGTTGGAGGTCATCGGGGCATACGGACGCGAGCTTGTGCCGCTTGTGGTCCCGGTGACCCTTTTGAACCATTATGTGCGCAAGTTCCATGAACCCTACCTGTCCGCTCAATGGCATCTTCACCCGCACCCGGCGGAGCTCAAATTGCGCAACCATGTTTGA